The DNA segment GTGCAGCTGAATGGCTCGCGAAAGGTCATGGGAACACTACGAGGCTACGATGTGAGTTTATGAGCGAGGGCGATCTGGAGTTCAGTCGAGACTAATTGGGACACGCAGGTCTTCCTgaacatcgtcctcgacgaAGCTACCGAAAGCAAAGCAAACGGCGACAAGGTCCGACTCGGCATGTGTGTTATCCGCGGCAACTCCGTGGTCATGATGGAAGCGCTCGACAGAATAGGAGGAGACGACCGTGGACACAGAGGGTGAAGAGGAGTTGGGTATGATTGACTAGAAAAGCAAAAGCGCGAACTACGCTGCAGCCTCGCGGACGAGTGCGTTGAACGCGTCGACATATGGCCACAACAAGCGCATTGGACAGCCTGATTGCCAGGCGAGGATTGGATTGAATGGGCGGAGGCGTTACGGCGCCAGATAGGACTTTGAATGCCAGGGTAAGCCGCCCACAATGCTACTACAATTTGAAATGTTATTCACACCAATATTCCACAGAACGAGGACCTGCAATGCGGTGCAGGGCTTCCAGGTAGACTCCGAGCTGGAAAGCTCCAGTGTTGTTCCAGCCTTCCAAGCAGGATCGGAAGAAGCATTCGATCTCCTCCTCACGCGCGGTGGGTGCTCGCGGCGTTCCTGTTCCTTCCTGCCAGAAAGAGCAGCCCACACTCCGTGCAAGATCCGGCCGTGTCGATGCCCACTCAAGAAAAGGCGAATCCGGCTAAAGCACTATCCAAGCCGCCAACAATAAAACTATCACCTTGCCCAACAATCCGCCACTTCTAGTTCCAGAGGCCGCATTTCGATTTTGCTGTTTGTTCAccccatcatcgccgcaaTTGCTGCCATTCGTGTTTGAGATATCAGAGCAAGCTGTTTCACGCTGATTAGCAAGCTGCCCAACCGTGCAAGACAAGCAACATACTTGAGGCCATGTCCGTGCTTGCACTCCCAGAACTTGAGCTTCCTGGCGATGTCAAATACATCGTGGAATATGGTACCGACATCTTTGTCTTTCGTGTATGTGATCTGACTCCTTGCAAAGCGGTCGAGCTGGCGTGAAGGGATAGAGTGGTAGTTCTAACGTCTCGGCGAACAGTAGCGTCTGTCAAAAGTAAAAGAACGGAACCAAAAGGCAGCAAAACGATCACGAGAGAAATCAATACAAGAAGGAATGAACAAAAGAATGGGCAGCCTCTGTACAAGGAGTCTCTACAGAAATTCGTCACAGATGTATGTATGGGCACGACTTCTGCTACAATCTATTTCCAGTCTGGGTAGCATCCTCTATTCGAGTCAGGCTGCCATGGTTCATTGGAGCGGAGGGCACTCCGATGGAAACGCGTTCGGGTTCTCTGAAATGATCTTCATGAATGCCATTGTTAAAGTGCGTAGAGCGTGCCCGCTTGCAAGCATTGTGAGAGGGTAGCGAACGTCATGTAATGTAAAGGAGTTTTGGTTTTCGTGGTCAGCCGGGTCGGGGAGAGTTTTGTGGTTCTTCCGCGTGTGGCGTCGCTTGTCGTTGCTTGCGTGAACGGCGGACCCTTGCGATTGAAACCGTGGCTTGGTTGTATGAGGTGTTGGGGTCGATTGGTGGTTCATGTGGGTGAGAAGTGACGACCGTTGTGCAAGAGATGGAATGCGCACAGTGCGTTTTGAGTGGTGTTGAAGACGATATTCAGTTGCGAAAGGCAAGGCCACCAAGTTGACGTATGATGCGATCTATGAGTTCCCCTACGACACTCGAAACAATTCTGCAGCTCGACACCAGAGTGCTCATTTGATAACTAGATGTAACTCAGGACAAGTCGTGCAAATGAGCCATTTTCCTGGGCGAGCTCGACCAAACACCGCACCTTTGAATCGCCAGACATAACCGACAACATCCAAGCCAGGAGACGTCTGCCTCGCTTCTCCAGTTCCACTATACCACAAACTTCCAGTCAATTTGTGCCAGGCAGAGGAGAACGGGTAATTTTGTCGAATTCGATGCTCCGATCAAACTTCAACACagcttcctcatcctcttccagtACCGCCTTATCTCTCCCTCCGACCGGGACCCAAACCCGCTGTCGTTCACATTTCCGATGCTTCTCGAAAAGATCCAGGATATCTCCCAGTGTCGCGTCTTCCCCGAGTCGGTCTGTGTCATGGATCTTGACGGGCGACCTCAGGAAACTGGCAGCTCTGAGATGGAAGCCACCCTTGCCTATGCGCACACGCGTCCACGATGGCTGTGGCTCAGGAGTCTCATCTGCGAGCTCACGGTCATATTCAAAGATGCTCCATACTTCAAGACGGTTGCCAATCTTGAAATAGGGATGTCTGTGGCGTATTCCGACTTGGAGCAGTGCGTGTTCCAGTGCAGTGTCCTTGCCTATATTGGAATTGAGCTCGTAAACCTCGGAGTCGAGAAGCTCGCGTGATAACGGGATCTGGTCGCCTGGGATATTCTGCGACTCGAGATGCATGATGCTCTTCAGTTTCTTTGATCGAGCGATTGTGGCGTTGAAGTGCTGGTCGACGTGCTGCATGACAAAGCGGTCTTCCAAAGGCAAGTTGACGAGAATCATCTCGAGTAGTTCGGTAATCCCAAAGACACGTGGTGCAGCGATAGCTGGGGCCGGCACGATTGTGGTAGGCTGAATCGggagctcgagctgctggTTTGTTAGATTCTGTATGTGCGACCGCTGGCAGCAAAGACTTACATTGGGCGACACCTCTTTTTCGCCTCCTTCAACTGccatgccttcttcttgcggtcGCATTGTTGCGACTCGAGCTGTTGTCGTTATCGAAGTTTGAGAAGTTCTGCGAATTATTGCTCAGCGAGCGAGTAGTTGCTTGATGAAGGTGAGATTAGTGGTGAGACTAGTAGACTGTACTAGCGTGAGCACCGGGCACAATATTCACGTTCTATTCACCTTCAGCGACACGTATGCTTGGCGTATCACTCCATCGCGTCCCACTCCATTCACTAACGCTACAACTGAAATTGAGAAGACCAATCGGCCGTGATGAAAAAGAACATTCCATTCCTCAATGCAGCTATCCAATCTTTGGCGCCCGAACGGAGCGACAGTTCAGAAGCAGAGTAGCCATGGTCCATCACATCGAGCGCACCGCTGTGGAGAGAAGGTTATTGCACTTTCGAATGGCCTCTTCAGCTGAATCTCCCCAGGCTCAGGTGTGCATAGAAGAGATGCCTCTCACCTTCAAGGGAATTGGTGACCTCCGTGATGTTGAGCTCATGTCGAGAACCAAAAGATGTTGTTCTTCCACGAGTGACCTTGACTTATCGTTCCACTACAGAATGCCAGGTCACCTGCCAAGGGCCATTGCATACGTGCCTGACTTCTCCAGGTCTGTAGCATCAGGCGTGCCGTTGCCAAACTCCATAGGCCAAGCATAGCAGCCCTACCATCACAAGTGAAGGCCACTCGCACACCAATTTCGCCGAATTGATCAGAGATGGCGCTGGCCTTGCTTCGTCCGCATGCATTTGCTCATTGCTCTTGCTTGTCGCAGGGTGCCACTCGCCCGGTCGCTTCCGACACTGCACCTTTCCGTTGCGTTCGCGTTTTTGAAAGCTCTCCAAGATATCGCCCAGTGTGGCATTCTCTCCCAGTTTGATATCCTGAACGACGTACCCACATCTGTGCTCTAGCAAAGCTGCAGTAGTGCAACCCCTCCTTCCTGCCCGCATTCGTTTCCAAGATGCTGTTGAACTTATGATATCTCCTTCAGATCCCATGCGCATGAAAATGTGTCTCACTGACAGCTCTTGCGGAAAACAGAGTAGACCTGCACCAAAGTGTTGATGCCCCATACCTAGAAGGGCGGTCCTGAGAGCCCCTCTTCTCTCCAGGATTCTTTCCAGTTCGTCGCAGGGAGAAGACCATCGATAAATGCAACGTTCGATATGTCCATCAGAGATATCTTGCAACTCGAGGTGCATGATAGTCCTTAGTGCCTTCGAGCCGGCGATCGTGCTGTTGAAGTGCTTATCGACGCGCTGCAGGACAAACAGATCCTCAAAGGGCAGGTTGATTAGCACGTTCTCGAGCAGCTCCGTAATTCCGAAGACTCGTGGTGCAGCAATTGATGGCATCGATTCCGCCATCGGAGCAGCTGGCCGTGACGACTCGAGCTGCCACTCTGTCAGGTTGTGTGAAGGTGCAAACGCTCAAAGAAAGGACTCACCGCGAGCGCCGCTTCCTGCTGGCCGTCGTCGGCTGGCATGGCGATCTTTGGTGACGGTGTGTTGAAATCCGGTGTTGATGAATCTGTGCGAAGCTCGGCGAGCTTTCCAAGTTGTCTTGGGAATGGAGCAAACATCTGCTCTCCAGAAGCACGACTAGCTGCATTAGCGCGAGCTGCACCCTTGTTACTCACTTTCAGTTCACTGAGCTCCGTTCACTAATTTTGCAAACCAAGTTTCCGCTGTGAGATAGGAGCCTTGTGATCGAAACATATTCCATTCCTCAATGTAGCTATCCAATCGATCATCGACACAGAATGCCTAAGTCTTCAAGGTCCAGATGCCAAACAAATTCTTAACTTCAAGCGCTTGAACGCGACACAACAGTTTCAAATTTGCAACAGAGCAAGGTAGAAAAGAATCCAACGCCGAGGTATTCCAAATCATATTCAACCAAGGACTCCAGTAGCGCCACCCATACCGTCATAGTCATTATGTACACCACTCGTGTACAGCGCTTTGCATGCTTCGCAGGGTCAAAGTGCGATCAGTGTGTGCCGTTTGCATAACCATTGGTATAACCATTGGCGTAGCCGTTGGTGTGGCCATTTGTATACCCGTTGGCGTGGCTCTTGACTCCATTTGTGAACCCGTGTCCGTTTGTGTAGCCATCGACTCCATTAACGGTCCCGTGTCCGTTCGTATACCCGTTCTTAAGGCCGTTTATGCCATTGATGACAGCATGGCCGTTCGCGTGGCCATTGACTCCATTGGTAATAGTGTGTCCGTTGGTATGCCCGTTCGTCATCGGCAATCGACCGAACTCATCCCTCACAGCATTTCCAAATCTGCGAATCGCCTCGTCGATCTTATCGAACTGCGCAGCAGCATATGTGGCGCGGAAGAACATGGTATCTCGTCTGGCAATCTTGTCGGCGCAGAACCACCCGCCCTTCATCAGCAATGTGCCGTGTCGGACACATGCCAAGAAGATGTCATGTTCGATCTCCTCAAGCGTCTTGGTGCCGTTGATGTAGGCAGGGTGTTTCTTGTAGTCGACCTGTAGCCAATGGAACATGCCAGCAGTAGGTGGTGACCACGAGACGAGGTCTTTGGGAAGGTAGTGCTCGCAAGCTTCCATCATGACATTTCGTCGTTTCGTGTATTCGAGGCGGATGTGCATAAGCCAGTCGAGGTAGCCCTGGTGTCCCCACGTCTCATCGAGGAGCTTGAAGAGGACGATCTGACTGAAGCCAGAAGGCCCTTGTGTGCAAACGTCTGCGTGTGTGCGGAAGCGATTGCAGATCTGTTCGGATGCTGTGATCCAGCCGGTTCGTGAACCCGGTGCGATCACTTTGCTGAAAGAGTCGGCGCGCATAACACGGCCATCAACGTCTATCGAAAGGAACGACGGTACGATCGAAGTCAAAAATTCTGCGTATGATGATGGTGGCGGTACCGGTGATGAATCTTGGCCGGTATAAGGCTGCATTTGTAGGAAGTAGTATGGTTCATCCTCGAAGATGTAAAGATCGTGTTTCTGGCAAACGGCGTAGATCTGTCGTCTTCGCTCAATAGATTGTGTCGAGCCAGTAGGGTTTTGTCCAGTCGGTACTGTGTACATGAGGAACGGCTTGGGGCCTCCACGTTTGACTGAGTCCCAATTTGAGAGCATTTCGTCGAGTGACGAAGGAAGCATTCCACCTGCATCCATGGCTACTGCGGCGCATCGTACACCCATTGGGATGGCAGTCTCTATTGCTGCAGGGAAGGAATATTGCTCGGTGATGATGAAATCGCCAGGTCTGCAAAACATCCTCAATGTCATGTCCCAAGCTGCAGTAGATCCAACAGTCATGGTACAACTCCAGTCCTGGTAAGGAGGATTGTGCACAATTTCAGTATGCTCGACGAGCCATCTCAGAAGTTGAGGTGCTCCATGGCCATGGCCGTAGTTCAACGCGGTCGCCAGATCGAATCCCGACTTTCCCTCTGCCATGTCGTGCATTCCCATCGAGATGATCTCGGTCTCTGCGTGCCCATTTTGTTCTTGCCCCAAATAGGACGGTCGTGGGATTTTGACGTCGAGTTCTTGGAATGGAAAGTATTCGGACGAAGGCAGACCACCGCCAAGAGATATTAATCCAGGTGTATCAAGAAACGCAGCGGCTTCTTTCAATGAACTGCCGCCTCTAGTCGTCGTCTCACGAGTCAGTCGATCTGATAACAATTAGCGATCACGCTTGTATACATGCAGCAGCTCGAATGAGAGACACTACTCACGATCCCACCTTTTGGCGAGGCTCTTGTGCAAGTGGCTTGTTCGACCCTGGACGAAGGAATCAGCTGGGCACTCTCCACAAGGCTGCGCGGCGTCGTTATCAGATCCGTACCTTGAACCGACTCAGGTCGGCAGAGGCAGCGACCCCGGCCTTGAGGGTGCCGGACGCGGCACGCCGCTTTGCAACTTTTTCTATCGTCAGGCGATCGGGTATGGGTATGGCAGTAGCGTCGGTGTCCGCATAGGCCTCCACGCGGAGAGAGTCAATGGCAGCGGGTGGCGCCATGGCAGCGATCGGTCCGCggcgtgctgctgttgtctaATCGTGTGGACGGGAGCGACAGTGTTGCGTGGGATGTTGAAGCGCGTGGAGGATATGTTACGAACGGAAATGGGGAAGTAGTGGGTGGGCGGGCGTCTGAATAGGCAGCTGGTGGGCTTGACCGCCCCTCTCGGCCTATCACACCTTGATGGAAATGGCCCGAATAGGTGGAATGCCACGCTTTCCCCCACGAGTACCGGCGGGACGGACTGGGACGATGTACAAGTGTGGGATGAGAAGGCTGACGAAGGTTATTGTTGCATCTGATAAGTTTATAGGAAGCTTGGGGTGCGCAGGATGTGTGTTTTCTCTGTTTCCCGTGAATGAAAGGCGAATGAGAGCGGTGAGATGCTGGTGAATGCAGTCACACGAGCTCTTGACATGGCACGATAGGGCGCTGCGATGTGGTAATGGGAACTGCGAAATTGCGGTTCCAACCGGCAAAACGCTGCCACGGGCAAAATCCGTTCGTCCTGAGCGGCCGCCGTCGCCTGCATGCACCCCCCAGACAACTCTAGATGACGATAGGCACAAGCTGCCACGAAATGCCCATAAAGTTCCTGGGCGCACAGCTCGAATTCACTCACCAGCGCTCCGACTGTTGTCGTCCGGGGGCGAAACCGAGGTCCGTCGTTCCATTCCCTCACAACTCCTCGCGTCGGGGGCCCGGGAgcgtcgccagcagcagcaacacatgAAAGATTGGCAATGAGCGGTGACAAACGTTCCAGTCGGCTGGTGGGCCTCACCGACAGCGCATCTACACCATGATCCGTATTCGCCCATGAAGCTTTGGAGCTTGGAGCTCTCCACTGGCCAGCGCAGCGCGTTTCTTGGTGCCGGACGTATTGCCGAAGAGGCAAACCTTGTGGACTTCAAACATATGCCCatctgacgatgatgagaagctcgagaagggATGTGGGAGTACAGGGCGCAGAGGAGGTGAGGTCGACTTGATGGGGCCTTTCCTGCTGTGTGACAACGCAGGAGCGGTACGGCTTCCTGCACCATGCAGTTCGCATATGGGGGAACGTTCCGACCTGTCCGCCTTGCTTCCTGCCACAAGCGAAATACCAGTCTCGCGGACGCCGCCCTTTCGGATGCGACAGACCGATTCCACCTGGATGAGGATCAATGCCAGGACAATCTCACCGTTGTCGGGCCCGCGAGATGGAGGTTTCGCTCGGGATTGGGGACCATTGGCCGGAGTCGCACCTTGCATCAGACGGAGCTCTTCTCACGCGACACGCCTCGCTGACTGATTCATGCCGCTCGGGCCTACGTCTGACCGCAGACACTCGTTGCCTCGTATAGATCTCGTTGCTGTGAGCCATCGACCGGTGTCGAGCAAGTGGCGTCACGCAAGCTCCAGCTTGTGTCATTGCATGTGAAGGAAGGCTGGTATTCACACCACCGGGCGCGAAATTTGCATTTTCCCTCCGAGGTAGGAGATACAGAGTGGAGCtgtcgctcttcttcacagaCTACTTCTGCAGCGAGAGATGCTACTGCATGCAATACTGCATAATTGATTGACATGTCCGGAGCGGCAAAGCAGGTAAGCGAGCGACTTCAGCATCGAGGCGAGCCAGCCGATGCACATCCTGACAAGGTAATTCAACAGAGCTACAGCCGAGGAGGCAATATATATGTGATTCGGGTCCAGAGCAGTCTCAACACGAGATGCAGCAACCACAAGTAGCTGGCCCTAACAGGCCTTGAAGGCAATCTACATTGCAGAGCGCTGAAGCAGCCAGCCCTACTCTCCAACTGACAAACACAAAAGGCAACTCCGCACAAGGATCTATACTTGAGTACAAGTCCCATGCTCTCGTTACTCGCCGATCACATATCACACCAGACCGGAGTGTGCATCTCCGCTGTGAAAGCAGAAGGATCATTATCCAACACTTACCTCGAAATATATTACCACCCCGCGCTTCTCCACCTGAGCACAAGTCCGCACATCGATTATGTCCGAAACGAAGAGAGGAAAATCCACTTCACTCGCTTGATCGCGCAGCCTCGTTGAATATCCAAAATCATCTCCATTCAAAACTGCTCCTGCGAGGGCTCCGAATCAGTGATAGCAAGTAGAATGAACACCAAGGTAGGCCTTTCAGAGCATTAATTATTAACCTACTAAACATCGAATTACCGGTATGCCTcatagaagagaaagaaaatTGGCACAGCCAACAagccacagcacagcacgagATCTTTATACCCATCGTGGCACGCAGGTAGCAACAAAATGTCTTTCGCTGAGTCCACCAAAAAGACGCTTGCTCGCTCCAAAACGCAAGTCATTATGATCCTCAGATTTCATATCTCTCCCTGCCTTGTCCGCTCCAAAAGTCGCGACTCGCACCGCCAGCGCCCATTTTCAGCGAAGAACACTTGCTTGAGTCACAGATCCAACCCTGCGTGACATGCACTCAGCTAATACTGCTCATCCGGACACTCGTAGGCTAAATGCCCATCCTTTTCACAGAGCGCACACCATTTCTCCTCATCACCTTCGCTCTTTTTCTTCTCGCCCTCCTTCGCCACTTTCccattctcctcttctccagcctTCTCCACCAGCGGATCCATATTCTCCTTGCTCGAATTCTTCCCAAATGCCCCCAAAGACAATGGTGCGGGAGCAGCACTAGGATGTCTCGCATGCTTGAACGACGCCGAATAGTCCTCGTCCGAATCCGGAGGGTGGTCACCCGAAGCGTCGGTGTTGGTGGAATCAGGATGCGACTGGAAGTGGTTACAATCCAACGTGTCGTGGTCGGCAGACTCACACATTTCGCAGTACACAGCGGCGGACGAGCTGTCGGAAGGCTTACTTCCGCTGTCGATATCGCCGTTGGTGGCTGCTATTGTGCGTTTGGCGTGCTCGGCAAACGTTTGCTTGACTGTGTCGCTGCGCGAGCGCGCATAGGGAGCTTGATCCGGAGTGGCTGTCATTTCGCTCTCATTCCGTGCATGGCCATTAGTGAGAGCGCTGTCCCGACGCAGCTGCTCCAGTTCCTGCTCGAGAGTCTCCTTTTCTTTGTGGCTCTCATCGAGTGCAGCTCGCAGTTTGTTGACTTCGTCCAGTCCCGTGATGCTTTTGCTAGAGTCCGGGCTGGTCGAAAAGGAGTGGATGATTGCCTTTAGTCCTCGGATCTCATCTTCTTTCTGTTCCAATTCTTTCGGCGAGATGCCCCCGCCATTCGAGGCCATGGCAGAAGCAGCCTTCTCCCTCTCTCGCTTCAATTCCGACCTGCCTCTTTCCACTTCTCCCCGCAGAAACTCGACCTCTCCTCTCGCCTCAGCTTCACCTCTCCTCGCGTCTTCCAGGCCTTCTTCGAGTTCTTGCACAAAATCTTCCAGCTGCTTAAGCTGCCTTGCTACCTCGTCGAACTCCTTCTTGCTCTGATTCAAGTCTTCGAGCTCTCCCAACCGCTGTGACAGTTCCTGGACCTGAGCGATCAGATCCTGTTTCTGCTCTTCATAAACGCGCTCCGTCTCTGAGCTCGCCATTTCCAGTGAGTCCAGGGTACTGCGGAAGTCGGCTCTGTGGGCATCAAACTCTGCCGTCAGGATTTGGATCTTCTCGTTCTTTTCCCTCAGCATCTGCCGGAGTTGTGCGGTGctggcatcgtcttcgtcgcggATAAAAGAGGGCTTGCGGTCTAGTTGGCCTTCTGTAGGCAAGAGTCCTGATAGTTCCTTCACACTGGCCTCCATGTCTGCCAGATTTGCCGCTTGCTCGGCCAGTCTCTTATCCCGCTCTGCAAGCTCCGCTCGCAGCCTGTGTAGTTCCTCGTCCGTTGCTCCACCCATCCGTGATGATGCGCGTAGAGGCTGTGAGAAGGACTTGGTGGAGCTTTGGCTGCCATTCCTACGATCTGCGGTTCTAGCAACTCCGACTGGTGTTCTCTCCTCTTGAATGTCATCAGGTCTGTGGCCGAGTCGTGACCCAGTCCGCGAATATGGTCGTGGAGTGGGCACGGCATTGGACGTTCGTCCGGATGTAGAAGCTTTCAGGTTCGGCTTTCCTGGTGTCGTGGCTGTTCGGGTACCCCTCGTGCTGCTCGCAAGCGGGTTGCGCGCAGGGGTGGGCTGTAGATTGGGCGTCTGCCTCCGCAGTGGTGACTCTGGCCGCGGCAGAGATGGCCTCCTAGGCTTGAACTGCGGGCTATGTGGCCTGGCGCCAGGACCGAGCGACTGCGAGAATTTGGGAGCGGCGCCGCCATTCATGCCAGTGCTGTAGGTAGGGGTGAGGGGCGTGGAGGGGAAGGAACCAGGCGACTGTCGTTTCTCGGCGCGGTGTACAGGCAGGAAAATACCAGCGCCGGGGACGGAGGTGCGGAAGTACTGTGTCCTAGACAAGGTGTCAGTCAGATGTTCACCCTCCTGTGCCCTCTGTGAACGACCCTACCCATCCACGTCGCCATCGTTCTTGCCCCGCGCCGCAAAGTCCTTGTCCAGCTCAACGCCCACGAATGTGCCATTCTTCCCGCGCACGCTGCCCACGAATTTGACGATGCCGAACATGTCGCCGGGCACGTTGACGACATCGCCGACCTCCAGGCCTTCGCCGTCCATCCTGACGGGGGTGACGCTCTTGTGTCCGTTGAGGGCTTGCAGACTGGCCTTTCGCGAGGCAGCTTGGGCGGAGGCGCgcagcgagggcgaggacgcGGTGCCGAAGGACGGGCGCTGCAGGCCACTGCGCGGTGTTTGCAGTGCCATGTTGATTATTATTGACGTTCCGGCGGGAGATCCGACAGGCGCAGCTGCACGTCGCGGTCACTGGCTGGGGTTAGGTGGCGTCGCTCGCCTGCGTGTGGAGAAGGTTGTTGCTATGCCACGAGCgtctgcagcagcgcgcgCAACATGTCCCGTActggagcagcagcggcgcaaGATACTCGACGGCGAGATCGGTGTTGCTGCTATAGTCGCctcgaggtcgtcgatcGGGCCATGACAAACGCATGCGCGCGGGGAGGGATATTTGACAAGGTTCAAGGTAAATTAATCTGCCCTTTTCCTCGCAGTAGAATCGCCCAAGCACAGCACGACGCTTGCCGTTTCTTCGGGCCCTGCAGACAGACGCGAGAGCGACGCAGGAACGACGCGTTCATCTCTCACCATCCTGTCATATCGCGCCGTGGCTGCGAACAGTCTGAGCGTCGTGATACGTCCACGCGCATCACGACAAACTTGATTCCCTCGACGCGCAAACAGTCGAGACCCTGTCACGCAACCCAAACTTTCGGAAGCCTCTGCCGCTAACTAGATCTGCGCCCAGTTTCACGCCCAGACCACCAAATCTACCCAAACCCGACCAactgtcttcatcgtcgttgaGTAGCGTCGTCATATCGATCATCAGCGTGAAGGCCTCATGTGCAAAGCCGAAGTGCAACACTGACCAAAGTCTCAGCAAGAGCTCCCATTTCTCCCACATTGACAAGCAGGAAAGTAGTACATCAAGCTTTCTCCTGAATACACAAGCACTCGGAGTCCAACCGGATACCGGATGACAAGTCGACAGACTGCTGGATGTCCATGGCCATGGAGTTTCTTATGATTGAGCGTCCTCCTCGCGCACGAGGTGAAGGAAGGGATTCTCGAATGATCTTGGGGCTGCACCGTCTCAAATGTGGCTCTA comes from the Cercospora beticola chromosome 4, complete sequence genome and includes:
- the SMG1 gene encoding Serine/threonine-protein kinase smg1; the protein is MPQAQPELKKYLDKRVEVQLNGSRKVMGTLRGYDVFLNIVLDEATESKANGDKVRLGMCVIRGNSVVMMEALDRIGGDDRGHRG